The Schizosaccharomyces pombe strain 972h- genome assembly, chromosome: I genome contains a region encoding:
- the sib2 gene encoding ornithine N5 monooxygenase: MTEPLDLAIIGFGPASLSFLIALHDHSEEPLKNKKIRVFEKLPTFSWHEGMLIPGSNMQISFVKDLATPRDPTSYFTFLNYLHSHGQERLSGFLNMSTLEPSRYEYHDYLCWAASHFSKFVEYNANINKLHYDAATDLYIVGHGDTQWQAKNIIITTGCQPYIPPLYKSVDSPLIVHSSKFMSDHSQKLLRNSKHGILVVGCGQSAAEIWKHCHYSLDPKTPLAMCFRNLAPVPSDSSPFVNSLYFDSHNSHWWYNLPTEARLKGLSVGRTTNYSVVKESLLEEMFKECYLQKLRYGQEFHQIMGDTDIQSIKNEGDHLVVQLTSQMDKSKKPETRKIDVLYVATGYDHESFDVLMSSLFPNSQGAQISEEYCVLNAPSKQGKVYVAGITSNQHGIGETLLSWAAIRAGGLAKELFGPSKPTARVPASYLN; this comes from the coding sequence atgaCTGAACCTCTAGATTTAGCAATTATTGGATTTGGTCCCGCTAGTCTTTCTTTCCTTATTGCTTTGCATGACCATTCGGAGGAGCCCttaaagaacaaaaaaatccgCGTGTTTGAAAAGTTGCCCACGTTTTCCTGGCATGAGGGTATGCTGATTCCTGGTTCAAACATGCAAATCTCATTTGTAAAGGATTTGGCAACGCCCAGGGATCCTACTTCTTACTTCACCTTTTTAAACTATCTACATTCGCATGGCCAGGAACGATTATCTGGTTTCCTTAACATGTCCACCCTAGAGCCATCTCGTTACGAATACCATGACTACTTATGCTGGGCAGCCAGCCATTTCTCCAAGTTTGTCGAGTACAACGCTAACATTAATAAACTCCATTACGATGCCGCAACTGATCTGTACATTGTGGGTCACGGTGATACTCAATGGCAAGCGAAAAACATCATTATTACTACGGGTTGTCAGCCGTATATACCACCATTGTATAAATCAGTCGACAGTCCACTTATCGTCCACTCCAGTAAGTTCATGTCAGATCATAGTCAAAAGTTGCTTCGAAATTCCAAACACGGCATTCTCGTCGTGGGATGCGGTCAATCTGCTGCTGAAATATGGAAACACTGTCATTACTCTCTCGACCCCAAGACCCCTTTGGCAATGTGCTTTCGCAATTTGGCCCCAGTTCCCAGTGACTCAAGCCCTTTTGTGAATTCGCTTTACTTTGACAGCCATAACTCCCATTGGTGGTACAACCTTCCCACTGAAGCTAGATTGAAAGGACTAAGCGTTGGCCGTACTACCAATTACAGTGTTGTCAAAGAGTCACTATTGGAGGAGATGTTTAAGGAGTGCTACTTGCAAAAACTGAGGTATGGTCAAGAATTCCATCAAATAATGGGTGATACAGACATTCAGTCGATTAAGAACGAAGGCGATCATTTAGTTGTTCAATTGACTAGTCAAATGgacaaaagcaaaaagccTGAAACTCGTAAAATTGATGTCCTGTATGTAGCTACTGGTTATGATCATGAATCATTCGATGTCTTAATGTCCTCCCTTTTTCCCAACTCGCAGGGCGCTCAAATTTCTGAGGAGTACTGTGTACTAAACGCCCCAAGTAAACAGGGAAAAGTCTATGTTGCCGGCATTACCAGCAATCAACACGGAATCGGCGAAACCCTTCTTAGCTGGGCTGCTATCCGAGCTGGTGGTTTAGCCAAGGAACTGTTTGGTCCGAGTAAACCAACTGCTCGGGTCCCTGCTTCTTATCTTAATTGA
- the ies4 gene encoding Ino80 complex subunit Ies4, with amino-acid sequence MSETLVLHLKVPTERFREVLSSLKEKQNFTASPSSQPKPQERPFQMKKPRAPYGMGPRAMKRREKAEKEKLGVVNDELAESSKPSSGAATPTRSAPKSSAGLINSGLRALDRSGKPCRRWEKKPISIRSISTIVWKLPLWIGTPDSIPNTPELPVKTTLDSVNEIAAALSTHAESSPMDATSPVDSMPESATGI; translated from the coding sequence ATGAGCGAAACTTTAGTATTACATTTAAAAGTGCCAACTGAAAGGTTTCGAGAAGTTTTAAGTTCCTTGAAAGAGAAGCAAAACTTTACTGCATCACCATCTTCTCAACCAAAACCACAAGAGCGGCCATTCCAGATGAAAAAACCTCGGGCTCCTTACGGAATGGGCCCAAGAGCCATGAAGCGCAGAGAAAAAGCAGAGAAAGAGAAGTTAGGAGTTGTTAATGACGAATTAGCAGAATCTTCCAAACCATCTTCGGGTGCTGCGACACCTACGCGTTCAGCACCAAAATCGAGTGCTGGACTAATTAATTCGGGTCTGAGAGCCCTCGATCGTTCTGGCAAACCTTGTCGTCGTTGGGAAAAAAAGCCTATATCCATTCGAAGTATTTCTACCATTGTCTGGAAATTACCTTTATGGATTGGTACTCCAGATTCGATTCCAAACACTCCAGAATTACCGGTTAAAACGACACTCGACTcagtaaatgaaattgcTGCTGCACTGTCAACACATGCAGAGTCTAGTCCTATGGATGCTACTTCACCTGTTGACTCAATGCCTGAATCTGCAACTGgtatttaa
- the taf4 gene encoding transcription factor TFIID complex subunit Taf4 translates to MDLNNPPSKRFGDDDDIPANKRPKNEEYPEIPGYLGNRKPSYTQNPNSGPGKLHYASPRPNNVSSSVGVASGGDRQEADQLQDALISCGIQLKEEELNLSTSFYDPSSLNTFALTTEDRSRKSDFLNSFVLMQTVSNIVNLHRLKSMDSDIHALISMAVRDYLANLLQKMIVESHHRTSQLHTDNYKQVDNVRQTLANFAYKEYESEERRRTVLNIRRAEHEARLAELNSASTNEEGSSRRRKEQSSSAAAKNISEDAQNRMTNATASIMAGSALPSGGKKYSWMATDMTPMTPAVGGGFGIRKKDSNSLKPSSRDGVLPLQQEEKGIITIRDALAVLEMDREGAGRIFGRGAKAMMRAYIRLKD, encoded by the coding sequence ATGGATTTAAATAATCCTCCTTCAAAACGCTTTGGAGATGACGATGATATTCCTGCTAACAAACGCCCCAAAAATGAAGAGTATCCAGAAATTCCAGGTTATTTAGGTAATCGAAAACCTTCTTATACCCAAAATCCTAATTCAGGGCCTGGAAAATTACATTATGCATCTCCACGACCAAATAATGTATCATCAAGCGTTGGAGTGGCAAGCGGCGGCGACAGGCAAGAGGCAGATCAGCTTCAGGATGCTCTTATTTCATGTGGTattcaattaaaagaagaggaaTTGAATTTGTCTACTTCCTTTTATGACCCTTCATCTCTAAATACATTCGCGCTTACTACCGAAGACCGTTCAAGAAAGTCAGACTTcttaaattcttttgtgTTGATGCAAACAGTTAGCAACATTGTAAACTTACATCGTTTAAAAAGCATGGATTCTGATATTCATGCTCTAATATCTATGGCAGTCCGTGATTATCTGGCAAATTTGttgcaaaaaatgattgTTGAAAGCCATCACCGGACTTCACAGTTGCATACTGATAATTACAAACAAGTTGACAACGTGCGCCAGACTCTTGCCAATTTTGCTTATAAGGAGTACGAAAGTGAGGAGAGAAGACGTACAGTATTGAATATTCGTAGAGCAGAGCATGAAGCTCGTTTGGCTGAACTTAATTCGGCTTCCACTAATGAAGAAGGATCGAGTCGACGTAGAAAAGAACAAAGCTCTTCCGCTGcagcaaaaaatatatctgAAGATGCGCAAAACAGAATGACTAACGCTACTGCAAGCATCATGGCTGGTAGTGCACTACCATCCGGTGGTAAAAAGTACTCGTGGATGGCAACTGATATGACTCCAATGACTCCTGCAGTTGGAGGTGGATTTGGTATTCGGAAAAAGGATTCTAATTCTCTTAAGCCCTCCTCCCGTGATGGTGTTTTGCCCTTAcaacaagaagaaaaaggtaTAATTACTATTAGGGACGCATTAGCGGTTCTTGAAATGGATAGAGAAGGTGCTGGGCGTATTTTTGGTAGGGGTGCTAAGGCAATGATGCGTGCTTACATTAGGCTAAAAGATTAA
- the snf30 gene encoding SWI/SNF complex subunit Snf30 has product MSFVSKSPPIVNSASPTGQVNPMEVEKANKLLEINRLILWKCLELQHIKTAQNSTLEQRALSTELFNSYIQRLKANLAFVVSIASPRQMQVLTPPLSCPESLPQLEPLYKELRQYFQIAQTSTLSYPPSNGDSSSYANGTDLHGNTGTMQQEEKANPSLTRSDSVSSGSYITMQGANSLKAQQDLLNSFTGAPSNNSHNIPDPNLSQTFSATSMGPPNNNYSKFRTDNYLARSSNRSGTPNIQNEQSRFFDSQQAQVQARALMQRYQQGMEFNK; this is encoded by the exons ATGAGCTTTGTTTCGAAAAGTCCACCGATAGTAAACTCCGCGAGCCCAACCGGACAGGTTAATCCAATGGAAGTTGAAAAGGCGAACAAATTATTAGAAATTAATCGTTTGATTTTATGGAAATGCTTAGAACTTCAGCATATTAAGACGGCGCAAAATTCGACATTGGAGCAACGGGCTTTATCTACTGAACTTTTCAACAG TTATATACAACGTCTCAAAGCTAATCTAGCTTTTGTAGTATCAATTGCTTCACCCCGTCAAATGCAAGTTTTAACTCCGCCACTTTCGTGTCCTGAAAGTCTACCTCAACTCGAGCCGTTATACAAAGAACTCCGgcaatattttcaaatcgCTCAGACATCTACACTATCGTATCCTCCTTCAAATGGGGATTCGTCTTCGTATGCAAATGGCACAGACTTACATGGAAATACAGGGACTATGCAGCAAGAAGAGAAAGCCAATCCATCATTAACTCGTTCAGATTCTGTTTCCTCGGGCTCTTATATTACAATGCAGGGAGCCAATAGTCTGAAGGCCCAACAAGACTTATTGAACTCGTTTACTGGTGCTCCTTCAAACAATTCTCATAACATACCCGATCCTAATCTATCTCAAACATTTTCAGCAACTTCTATGGGACCTCCCAACAATAACTACTCAAAGTTCCGAACGGATAACTACTTAGCGAGGTCCTCAAATCGCTCGGGAACGCCCAACATTCAAAATGAGCAATCTCGTTTTTTTGATTCACAACAAGCTCAAGTTCAGGCTCGAGCATTGATGCAAAGATATCAACAGGGGATGGAATTTAACAAATAG
- the ubp7 gene encoding ubiquitin hydrolase Ubp7 gives MPHSNTLIVPSTNPFDDPSSIKNGLNNLTSSELVNQMKKESLAASVKTPSTPPKECSHLKKGVKLSHLKGNARALRDPSKHLCFICTTEKIKREDYELTLCANCGYLFCCNHESDHSRKHFEKNKKHCVFVNIITLKCHCYSCDADIVIFDKKNLVVRDVQQFICSNLVSSLTKAPNVLKSNSSHFKKEKKSKHSSGKSSKKYKVISPGLKNLGATCFFNSTLQVLCACEALHDVISPFQYSHSSVIVRKLTKSPESSLLSAFIKFLETFYKSDGTISVYRPTTFFGEFRRLHPQFSESVQQDAHELLRLLLDDLISEEFRVLRFNLNSVSRSLQLSPCLTDDEQLSKSLTSFKQVNVTDASLSPNSHNTSDNEQNNEDYVSVSSLVGSETEDITYSKELSQSSDSSQHQHDSFLPANSSPLAASSTKSLPSSELLDSSSDKGQQVFKGQHEVAGTNSFEDPNSHFNVSNSSNHEEASPKKEVLKSPQFQRRSLDILRLGELSSDDMMLDKATMDEFSSSLVIKSIFTGRLTSVVMCQSCNEITNTPEPIQDLSIPIHYPSSRVSRRHRFHRALRSRFSRSPKKSSVKIVVDNANDDTDQAPTTNSSSLNENLLGGHASENDKSLKQSPFQKLTRRLSDLSVNSSGQISKQDFDNSNSIFSESSLSSPIIEEPKTLIDCLKNFTHVEELSGENMFACENCCNQPNEVGSPAKGGLTSDNDKYSFNNSVYRNAYKRMLLDDPLPPVFIIHLKRFFQEISHDGYANPKKISDFIEFEQELDLNEFVMPHLRASSSFRYRLFGVIVHSGTLNYGHYVAYVLSHKFLDLSAPSTNSKDFRSEAGIPERRWLYISDNIVRESSWDEVSKVEAYMLFYERV, from the coding sequence ATGCCTCATTCTAACACTTTAATTGTGCCATCCACAAACCCATTTGATGATCCATCATCCATAAAGAATGGGCTTAACAATCTGACAAGTAGTGAATTAGTTAAccaaatgaaaaaggaatcaTTAGCTGCTAGTGTTAAAACCCCTTCAACACCACCCAAAGAATGTTctcatttgaaaaaaggTGTTAAGCTGTCTCATCTCAAAGGTAATGCTCGTGCTCTTCGGGATCCGAGCAAACATTTGTGCTTTATATGCACCACggagaaaataaaaagggaGGATTATGAACTAACACTTTGTGCTAATTGTGGCTACCTTTTCTGCTGCAATCATGAGTCTGATCATAGCCgaaaacattttgaaaagaataagAAGCATTGCGTTTTTGTCAACATTATAACCTTGAAATGTCACTGTTACAGTTGTGATGCAGATATAgttatttttgataaaaagaatttagtTGTGCGGGACGTTCAACAATTTATTTGCTCTAACTTGGTTTCATCGTTAACTAAGGCCCCCAACGTTTTAAAATCCAATTCGTCACActttaaaaaggaaaaaaagagtaagCATTCTTCTGGCAAAAGCTCGAAGAAATATAAAGTTATCAGTCctggtttaaaaaatttgggtGCCAcatgcttttttaattcgACTTTACAAGTCCTATGTGCTTGTGAGGCTTTACACGATGTGATTAGCCCGTTCCAATATTCCCACTCCTCAGTTATAGTGCGAAAGTTAACGAAATCTCCTGAATCTTCTCTTTTATCTgcattcattaaatttttggagACCTTTTATAAATCAGATGGCACTATCTCCGTATATCGTCCTACCACTTTTTTCGGAGAATTTCGAAGACTACATCCCCAGTTTTCCGAAAGCGTCCAGCAGGATGCTCACGAGCTTTTAAGGCTGTTATTGGACGATCTCATTTCTGAAGAATTTCGTGTACTGAGATTTAACCTTAATAGTGTATCACGTTCTCTTCAACTTAGTCCATGTTTGACAGATGATGAACAGCTTTCTAAATCGTTAACTTCGTTTAAACAAGTGAATGTTACAGATGCTTCTTTGTCGCCAAATTCACACAATACAAGTGATAACGAGCAGAACAACGAAGATTATGTTAGCGTTTCTTCATTAGTGGGTTCTGAGACCGAAGATATTACTTATTCGAAGGAGTTGTCGCAATCATCTGACTCTTCACAGCATCAGCATGACAGTTTCTTGCCTGCTAATTCATCGCCATTAGCGGCCTCGTCTACAAAATCCCTTCCATCGTCAGAACTTCTCGATTCCAGTTCAGACAAGGGACAACAAGTTTTTAAGGGTCAACATGAGGTCGCTGGTACCAATTCTTTTGAAGATCCTAATTCTCATTTCAATGTATCTAATAGTTCTAATCATGAGGAGGCTAGTcctaaaaaagaagttttaaaatctCCTCAATTTCAAAGGCGTTCACTAGACATACTACGGCTTGGTGAACTTTCTTCAGATGATATGATGCTTGATAAAGCTACTATGGatgaattttcttcaagCCTGGTGATCAAGTCAATTTTTACAGGCCGTTTAACGAGCGTTGTGATGTGCCAAAGTTGTAATGAAATTACTAACACTCCTGAACCTATTCAAGATTTATCCATACCTATTCATTACCCGTCTAGCCGCGTAAGTCGTCGTCATCGATTCCATCGTGCTCTCCGTTCACGATTTAGTCGTTCACCAAAAAAATCGTCTGTAAAGATAGTTGTTGACAATGCTAACGACGACACTGATCAAGCCCCGACTACTAATTCCTCTTcgttaaatgaaaatttacttgGTGGGCATGCTAGTGAAAATGACAAGAGTTTGAAACAGTCTCCATTTCAAAAACTGACTCGAAGATTAAGTGATCTCTCTGTCAATTCTAGCGGGCAAATTTCGAAACAAGATTTTGATAATAgtaattcaattttctcAGAATCTTCACTATCAAGCCCAATAATAGAGGAGCCTAAGACACTTATTGATTGTCTCAAAAACTTTACTCATGTTGAGGAGTTAAGTGGTGAAAACATGTTTGCCTGCGAGAATTGCTGTAATCAACCTAACGAAGTTGGCTCTCCAGCTAAGGGAGGATTGACGTCGGATAACGATAAATATTCGTTTAATAACAGTGTTTATAGAAATGCTTACAAGCGGATGTTATTAGATGACCCTTTACCTCCTGTTTTTATTATCCATTTGAAGCGTTTTTTCCAGGAGATTTCCCACGATGGTTACGCCAAtcccaaaaaaatttccgaTTTCATTGAGTTTGAACAAGAATTAGATTTAAACGAGTTCGTTATGCCACACCTACGTGCTTCAAGTAGTTTTAGATATCGACTTTTCGGGGTCATTGTGCACAGTGGCACCCTGAATTATGGTCATTATGTTGCTTACGTATTGTCTCATAAATTCTTAGACCTCAGTGCCCCTTCTACGAATTCTAAGGATTTCCGTTCTGAAGCTGGCATACCCGAGAGACGATGGCTTTACATTAGTGACAATATTGTACGCGAATCATCCTGGGACGAGGTTTCAAAAGTCGAAGCGTATATGCTATTCTATGAACGTGTTTAG
- the nop58 gene encoding U3 snoRNP protein Nop58 translates to MFILTETAAGYAIFKAKDKLLKKRDALIEDLKSPEGASNLLKLQSFAKFESTVDALDNVSALVEGKVSSKLSSLLEGLSDSKSSTLVVADPKLGNAINKLPGLEFEIISDSSVQDLYRGIREHLSSLISGLAPSDLNAMSLGLSHSLSRHKLKFSPDKVDTMIVQAIALLDDLDKELNTYAMRVREWYGWHFPEMGKIIQDNLAYARVIKAMGMRTKCSETDFSDILPEEIEATLKSAAEISMGTEITEEDLDNIVMLADQVLELASYRAQLSEYLRNRMQAIAPNLTALVGELVGARLIAHAGSLMNLAKQPASTIQILGAEKALFRALKTKHSTPKYGLIYHASLVGQANSKNKGKIARVLATKAALSLRVDALSDKDTTNGNIGLENRIRVENRLRSLEGGKLLPLPTAPVQQSKVQINGTSAYSTATDAVTKDAEESQEDVEMDIVIEKKKKKSSKLKEADGESSKKEKKEKKDKKHKKSKRKSEESEDGESPKKKKKSKKSKD, encoded by the exons ATGTTTATTCTTACTG AGACTGCGGCGGGTTATgccatttttaaagcaaagGATAAGTTGTTGAAGAAACGTGATGCCCTTATTGAGGATTTAAAATCTCCTGAGGGAGCTTCAAATCT CTTAAAACTACAATCATTCGCCAAGTTTGAAAGTACTGTCGATGCTCTCGACAATGTTTCTGCTCTTGTTGAGGGCAAGGTTTCTTCCAAATTATCCTCTCTCCTAGAAGGGTTATCTGACTCAAAGAGCTCCACGCTGGTTGTGGCTGACCCTAAACTCGGCAATGCTATCAACAAATTACCAGGGTTGgaatttgaaataatttctGACTCTTCCGTTCAAGACTTGTACCGCGGTATAAGAGAGCATTTGTCTTCTCTCATTTCCGGATTGGCTCCTTCTGATCTCAATGCTATGTCTTTGGGTTTATCTCATTCTCTATCTCGTCATAAACTTAAGTTTTCTCCGGATAAAGTTGATACGATGATTGTTCAAGCTATTGCATTACTCGACGATCTCGATAAGGAACTCAATACCTATGCTATGCGTGTTCGTGAGTGGTATGGTTGGCATTTCCCTGAGATGGGCAAGATTATTCAAGATAACCTAGCTTATGCTCGTGTTATTAAAGCCATGGGTATGCGTACCAAATGTAGTGAGACCGATTTTAGTGATATTCTTCCGGAAGAAATTGAGGCAACTTTAAAGAGTGCTGCTGAAATTTCTATGGGTACAGAGATTACGGAAGAAGATTTAGACAACATTGTTATGCTTGCAGATCAAGTCCTTGAGCTTGCTTCTTATCGTGCCCAATTATCTGAATATCTTCGGAACCGTATGCAGGCTATTGCCCCCAACTTGACTGCTCTGGTAGGTGAGTTGGTTGGTGCTCGTCTTATTGCTCATGCTGGTTCTCTGATGAATTTGGCCAAGCAACCGGCTTCTACAATACAAATTTTGGGAGCTGAGAAGGCTTTATTCCGTGCTTTGAAGACAAAGCATAGTACACCTAAATATGGTCTTATTTATCATGCAAGTTTGGTTGGTCAAGCGAATTCTAAAAATAAGGGTAAAATTGCTCGAGTGTTGGCTACGAAAGCTGCTTTATCTTTACGTGTTGATGCATTATCAGACAAGGATACTACTAATGGTAATATTGGTTTGGAAAATCGGATTCGTGTTGAAAACCGTTTACGTTCTTTGGAGGGTGGAAAATTATTACCATTGCCTACAGCTCCTGTCCAACAATCTAAAGTTCAAATTAATGGTACCTCTGCTTACAGTACGGCTACCGATGCTGTTACAAAAGATGCTGAAGAATCTCAAGAGGATGTAGAGATGGACATTGTAATcgagaagaagaaaaagaaatcttcAAAGCTCAAAGAAGCAGACGGAGAATCAAGCaagaaggagaagaaagaaaagaaggataAGAAGCACAAGAAGAGTAAGAGAAAATCTGAGGAATCCGAAGATGGAGAATCtccaaagaagaagaaaaagtcCAAAAAGTCAAAGGATTGA
- a CDS encoding RGS domain-containing family protein: MASAPRVSEVLTKKNLPPLSLYNFYIYIRDEENAIEFLDLFLDIMLHKFLFREHIRGLYKAGVTSTSLNTESSSTLGPHHFTRFRSASLSLEDLSTVYWPNFGPLLLEELSNEQTINSSDLLLSKDRAAYLKNLLTSNIQSLTQESTVISKEQVKMFTQIIIEKYFNPASPHEVMLPPQLVQPILDCKEHQRQDELRLFEDVETYLLNFLLKPAYYRFLNHKFKHNLNPLTCTGRFIIGYVSTFAAYWLGFCGIFLDYSRRKRVWTLLPFAFGFYNLICTWSKHDPVLALLGYSEVKPFHYEKVLQPSIRLSLNRRAIFVLSIIVLIVGANTAIFSCVPSIRL; this comes from the coding sequence ATGGCTTCCGCCCCGAGAGTTTCAGAAGTtttaaccaaaaaaaatcttccACCGTTGAGTTTATACAACTTTTACATTTATATACgtgatgaagaaaatgcaatagaatttttagatttgTTTCTTGATATTATGCTTCACAAATTTCTCTTTCGAGAGCATATAAGAGGTCTATACAAAGCTGGTGTTACTAGCACTTCTTTGAATACAGAAAGCAGTTCCACACTTGGTCCTCACCACTTTACGCGGTTTAGGTCAGCAAGCCTTTCTCTTGAAGATTTGAGTACAGTGTACTGGCCAAATTTTGgtcctcttcttcttgaaGAATTATCCAATGAACAAACTATCAACTCCTCAGACTTACTACTCTCTAAAGATAGAGCTgcttatttaaaaaacctttTGACATCAAATATTCAAAGTTTAACGCAGGAATCAACGGTTATCAGTAAAGAGCAAGTTAAAATGTTTACTCAAATTATTAtcgaaaaatatttcaatcCAGCATCTCCACATGAAGTTATGCTACCACCACAGCTCGTTCAACCTATTTTAGATTGCAAGGAACATCAAAGACAAGACGAGTTGCGTCTGTTTGAAGACGTCGAAACTTATCTTCTCAATTTCCTTCTCAAACCCGCCTACTATCGCTTTCTCAACCACAAATTTAAGCACAACCTCAATCCTTTAACTTGCACAGGGAGATTTATTATTGGTTATGTGTCTACCTTTGCTGCCTACTGGCTAGGTTTTTGCGGTATTTTCCTAGACTACTCAAGGAGAAAGCGGGTATGGACACTTCTTCCATTTgcttttggtttttataACCTTATATGTACGTGGTCTAAACATGATCCTGTTCTTGCCTTATTGGGATACTCAGAAGTTAAACCGTTTCATTATGAGAAAGTTTTGCAACCCTCCATTCGCTTAAGTTTAAACAGACGTGCAATATTCGTGCTTTCgataattgttttaatagtGGGTGCAAACACAGCAATATTTAGCTGTGTTCCTTCTATTCGTCTATAA
- the ssr3 gene encoding SWI/SNF and RSC complex subunit Ssr3, with translation MSNNSRLPENGVQSGNGEDAELKKSMRIIEREIPDSLLEKIPEAEDYIALQDLERKLDSLIVRKRFDLQDSLSRNSHKTRILRMYIHSTVANQSWQQKGENQENNSGDINSLPIPEWTLHIEGRLLVNPDDEDDKAFELAPFTNFFRKIAIQILRSDDLYPSGNYVEWNKLPDNSNTSNGITVTRKGDQSVDVKIMLYPEEHPERYKLSKAFANILGIREGTRPDIVSYLWQYIKFHRLQDMEEKRLINCDKALRDLFEADRLYFPRIPELMNRFLEPIDPIVIPYTINVSEHTVEKVTIFDIRINTEDPRHSQIRSFLATMMSQDKIRSIDDKLTELIQAITYSQSKYDFMKKFSESPIEFINEWIESQSRDLEIVLDGTNMNYAEKRSADYYQQPWVHESAFHYLNLLNSKKQQSVLNASAKK, from the coding sequence ATGTCTAATAATAGCCGTTTACCAGAGAATGGTGTACAAAGCGGTAACGGAGAAGACGCAGAGTTGAAGAAGAGTATGAGAATTattgaaagagaaattcCAGACTCAttgcttgaaaaaatcCCAGAAGCAGAAGATTATATTGCTCTTCAAGatttagaaagaaaattggaTTCATTAATCGTTCGGAAACGATTTGATTTACAGGATTCCTTAAGTCGAAACTCTCACAAAACCAGGATTCTTCGTATGTACATACATTCCACTGTTGCGAATCAATCATGGCAACAAAAGGGAGAAAATCAAGAGAATAATTCTGGCGACATTAACTCCCTTCCCATACCTGAATGGACTCTCCATATTGAAGGTAGACTACTCGTTAATCCTGACGACGAAGACGataaagcttttgaatTAGCACCTTTCACCAACTTTTTCCGTAAAATTGCTATCCAAATTTTACGATCAGATGATCTCTATCCTAGTGGTAATTATGTTGAATGGAATAAACTTCCGGATAACTCTAATACATCTAACGGCATTACCGTTACGAGAAAAGGCGACCAATCCGTAGATGTCAAAATTATGTTATACCCTGAAGAGCATCCTGAACGATATAAACTTTCAAAAGCCTTTGCTAATATACTGGGTATTCGTGAGGGCACTCGTCCTGACATCGTTAGCTACCTTTGGCAATACATCAAGTTCCATCGCTTGCAAGACATGGAGGAGAAAAGATTAATTAACTGTGATAAGGCATTAAGGGATTTATTTGAAGCAGATCGTCTTTACTTCCCTAGAATTCCTGAGCTTATGAATAGATTTCTCGAACCTATTGATCCCATTGTTATACCGTATACCATTAATGTCAGTGAACATACTGTTGAAAAAGttacaatttttgatatcCGTATCAACACGGAAGATCCTAGGCACAGCCAAATTCGCTCTTTCCTTGCTACGATGATGTCGCAAGATAAAATCAGAAGTATTGACGATAAGCTTACCGAGTTAATTCAAGCTATCACTTACTCACAGTCGAAGTATGATTTCatgaagaaattttcgGAGAGTccaattgaatttattaacgAATGGATTGAATCCCAGAGCCGAGATTTAGAAATCGTTTTGGATGGCACAAATATGAATTAtgcagaaaaaagaagtgcTGATTATTATCAACAACCCTGGGTACATGAGAGTGCATTTCATTATCttaatttactaaataGCAAAAAGCAGCAAAGCGTTTTAAATGCTTCTGCTAAGAAGTGA